A region of Kribbella sp. NBC_01245 DNA encodes the following proteins:
- a CDS encoding LLM class flavin-dependent oxidoreductase — MTSSAGVGFCFDRTFPPALVTDVARRLEAGGADRLWIIEDCFYTGGISLAAAALAVTERLSIGLGILPVVARNPAITAMEIATLIGLAPGRVLPGLGHGVQDWMGQMGVRPKSPLRALEEVIDAVRLLLEGETVTTDGEYVRLTDVRLDPPPAEAPPILAGVRGPKSLALAGKVAGGIVLAEPSTPSTVRLALDQAGHPDDFVVAAFSSVCVQDDRATAYRIMAPWLGRNIEERNPSLVPVPFFDELTKLYADKGVDGLLTMPPEWWSEIGPIGTIDDAAAHLDVLADAGVHHVGLFPLADVDLAMNQVDHVITLANR; from the coding sequence ATGACCAGCTCCGCCGGTGTCGGCTTCTGTTTCGATCGGACTTTTCCGCCCGCGCTCGTGACCGATGTCGCGCGCCGTCTCGAGGCCGGTGGCGCGGACCGCCTCTGGATCATCGAGGACTGCTTCTATACCGGGGGTATCAGCCTCGCCGCGGCGGCTCTGGCCGTCACCGAGCGGCTGAGCATCGGCCTCGGCATTCTGCCCGTCGTCGCGCGAAATCCCGCCATCACCGCGATGGAGATCGCCACGCTGATCGGCCTCGCGCCGGGCCGCGTGCTGCCGGGCCTCGGCCATGGCGTGCAGGACTGGATGGGCCAGATGGGCGTGCGGCCCAAGTCGCCGTTGCGCGCGCTGGAGGAGGTCATCGACGCGGTCCGGCTGCTGCTCGAGGGCGAGACTGTCACGACTGATGGGGAGTACGTCCGGCTCACCGACGTACGACTTGATCCGCCGCCCGCCGAGGCGCCGCCGATCCTGGCGGGCGTTCGCGGGCCGAAGTCGCTCGCCCTCGCGGGCAAGGTTGCCGGTGGCATCGTTCTGGCCGAGCCCTCGACGCCTTCGACGGTTCGGCTGGCGCTGGATCAGGCCGGGCATCCGGACGACTTCGTGGTCGCGGCGTTCAGCTCGGTCTGCGTGCAGGACGATCGCGCGACGGCGTACCGGATCATGGCACCTTGGCTCGGCCGCAACATCGAGGAGCGCAACCCCTCGCTCGTGCCGGTGCCGTTCTTCGACGAGCTGACCAAGCTGTACGCCGACAAGGGGGTCGACGGGCTGCTGACCATGCCGCCCGAGTGGTGGAGCGAGATCGGCCCGATCGGCACCATCGACGACGCCGCCGCGCATCTCGACGTGCTGGCGGATGCCGGTGTTCACCACGTCGGGTTGTTCCCACTGGCGGATGTCGATCTCGCGATGAACCAGGTCGACCACGTCATCACGCTGGCCAACCGGTAG
- a CDS encoding App1 family protein, giving the protein MARPHYSSRLEDWFNLGLQALLRRRGWRERIIPHMGYGTGEFVRVLARVVLSRDPRSQPRYDEDQVVRGWRVFVTAPAVGVTISVVVGGETYEAVTDRGGFIDLSVPQSLEPGWHEISLGVDGEQRARGKVLVFDPTAEFGLVSDIDDTVMLTMLPRPLIAAWNTFVREEQARRVVPGMAELYRDLLAEHPGAPIFYLSTGAWNTAPTLTRFLARHGYPAGPMLLTDWGPTNTGWFRSGREHKRTALARLARELPSVKWVLVGDDGQHDPQLYGDFARTHPEHVRAIGIRQLTPTEQVLSHGLPVPNPDPGAHDPDRPIAATVHGPDGFALSGMLRQVLNRD; this is encoded by the coding sequence ATGGCCCGCCCGCACTACTCATCCCGTCTCGAGGACTGGTTCAACCTCGGCCTGCAGGCACTGCTGCGGCGCCGGGGCTGGCGCGAGCGGATCATCCCGCACATGGGCTACGGCACCGGCGAGTTCGTCCGGGTGCTGGCCCGCGTCGTGCTCAGCCGCGATCCCCGCAGCCAACCCCGGTACGACGAGGACCAGGTGGTGCGAGGCTGGCGCGTCTTCGTCACCGCGCCGGCCGTCGGCGTGACGATCTCGGTCGTCGTCGGCGGTGAGACGTATGAGGCGGTCACCGATCGCGGCGGCTTCATCGACCTGTCCGTGCCGCAGAGCCTGGAACCGGGTTGGCACGAGATCAGCCTCGGCGTGGACGGCGAACAACGCGCCCGCGGCAAGGTGCTGGTCTTCGATCCGACCGCGGAGTTCGGGCTCGTCAGCGATATCGACGACACGGTGATGCTGACCATGCTGCCGCGGCCGTTGATCGCCGCGTGGAACACCTTCGTCCGCGAGGAGCAGGCCCGCCGGGTGGTGCCGGGGATGGCCGAGCTGTACCGCGACCTCCTGGCCGAACATCCGGGCGCGCCGATCTTCTACCTCTCGACTGGCGCCTGGAACACGGCGCCGACGCTGACCCGGTTCCTCGCCCGGCATGGTTATCCGGCCGGCCCGATGCTGCTGACCGACTGGGGTCCGACCAACACCGGCTGGTTCCGCAGCGGCCGCGAGCACAAACGCACGGCCCTCGCCCGACTGGCCCGCGAGCTGCCGTCCGTGAAATGGGTCCTGGTCGGCGACGACGGTCAGCACGACCCGCAGCTGTACGGCGATTTCGCCCGCACCCATCCCGAACACGTGCGGGCCATCGGTATCCGTCAGCTCACCCCGACCGAACAGGTCCTCTCGCACGGTCTGCCGGTGCCGAACCCGGACCCGGGCGCGCACGATCCGGATCGTCCGATCGCCGCCACCGTGCACGGCCCGGACGGGTTCGCCCTGTCCGGAATGCTGCGCCAGGTCCTCAACCGGGACTAA
- a CDS encoding HIT family protein, whose product MMMFNHEPVGYRCPFCAVVAGGGDAMTGQQDIVVRTEHAMAFVAARWWPNNRGHVLVIPTSHHENLYELPAVSGHAVQDVVREVAIAMRHTYGCEGISTRQHNEPAGYQDTWHHHVHVFPRYPGDNLYGTRHLEEEASADERAPYVAKLKGYLARETQAEFG is encoded by the coding sequence ATGATGATGTTCAATCACGAGCCCGTCGGTTATCGGTGTCCGTTTTGTGCGGTCGTGGCGGGTGGTGGCGACGCGATGACCGGGCAGCAGGACATCGTGGTGCGGACAGAGCACGCGATGGCGTTCGTCGCCGCGCGTTGGTGGCCCAACAACCGGGGCCATGTGCTCGTGATCCCGACGTCCCACCACGAGAACCTCTACGAGCTGCCGGCCGTGTCCGGGCATGCCGTGCAGGACGTTGTTCGTGAGGTGGCGATCGCCATGCGGCATACCTACGGCTGCGAGGGGATCTCGACCAGGCAGCACAACGAGCCCGCGGGGTACCAGGACACCTGGCATCACCACGTGCACGTCTTCCCGCGATACCCGGGCGACAACTTGTACGGCACTCGCCACCTGGAAGAGGAGGCGAGTGCCGACGAGCGTGCGCCGTACGTTGCGAAGCTGAAGGGCTACCTAGCGAGAGAGACGCAAGCGGAGTTCGGTTAG
- a CDS encoding DNA-3-methyladenine glycosylase, translating to MADPQQLLSRRAPLVAPKLLGWTLSHKTEAGTVTVELTEVEAYAGTADPASHAYRGPSPRNQVMFGPAGFLYTYFTYGMHWCANVVTGPDGEASAVLLRAGRVIEGAELAWLRRGEKVPERGLARGPACLAQALALGKDQNGANLLDNGVLRLEPGRRIKPAAISTGPRVGISVAAETAWRFWLTDDPTVSTYKRSPRAPVVPNL from the coding sequence ATGGCCGATCCACAGCAGCTACTGAGCCGGCGGGCGCCGCTGGTCGCGCCGAAGTTGCTCGGCTGGACGCTCAGCCACAAAACCGAGGCCGGCACTGTGACGGTCGAGCTCACCGAGGTCGAGGCGTACGCCGGTACGGCGGATCCGGCGTCGCACGCGTATCGCGGGCCGTCTCCGCGGAACCAGGTGATGTTCGGTCCGGCGGGGTTCCTCTACACCTACTTCACCTATGGCATGCACTGGTGCGCCAACGTGGTGACCGGGCCGGACGGTGAGGCGTCCGCCGTGCTGCTGCGCGCCGGACGGGTGATCGAGGGCGCCGAGCTGGCCTGGTTACGCCGGGGCGAGAAGGTGCCCGAGCGAGGGCTGGCGCGCGGGCCGGCCTGCCTGGCTCAAGCCCTTGCCCTCGGCAAAGACCAGAACGGCGCGAACCTGCTCGACAACGGCGTCCTCCGGCTCGAGCCCGGCCGCCGGATCAAACCAGCCGCCATCTCGACCGGCCCACGCGTCGGCATCAGCGTCGCCGCCGAAACAGCCTGGCGCTTCTGGCTCACGGACGACCCGACGGTCTCAACGTACAAACGCAGCCCGCGGGCGCCTGTGGTGCCCAACCTTTAG
- the tyrS gene encoding tyrosine--tRNA ligase gives MTDSRTAVLDELGWRGLIAHSTDLDALRASMAKEPITSYVGFDPTAPSLHMGNLLQLLTLRRLQNAGHNPIGLVGGATGLIGDPKESSERTLNPQDVVQGWVERVRGQVERFIDFDAALANPARIVNNLDWTKDLNTLDFLRDIGKHFPVNRMLGREVVRARLEQGISYTEFSYVLLQSMDYLELFRRYGCTLQTGGSDQFGNITAGVELIRRVEAAKVHALATPLVTKADGTKFGKTETGTVWLDAELTSPYAFFQFWFNADDRDVMQLVRYYTFRTAEEIAALEEATAERPFAREAQRALAEEVTTLVHGADETRRVQEASKALFGQGELAALNGETLVAALREAPHVELGAGEPMPTYADLLVKTGLVASKSAARRTISEGGGYLNNAKVEDPEFVPGADDLLPGGTLVLRRGKRTFAGVLTAGS, from the coding sequence GTGACCGACAGCCGCACCGCGGTACTGGATGAGCTGGGATGGCGTGGCCTGATCGCGCATTCCACCGACCTCGACGCCTTGCGCGCCAGCATGGCGAAGGAGCCGATCACCAGTTATGTCGGTTTCGACCCGACCGCGCCGAGCCTGCACATGGGCAACCTGCTGCAACTGCTGACGTTGCGCCGGCTGCAGAACGCCGGGCACAACCCGATCGGGCTGGTCGGTGGTGCCACCGGGTTGATCGGTGACCCGAAGGAGAGCTCCGAGCGCACGCTGAACCCGCAGGACGTCGTCCAGGGCTGGGTCGAGCGGGTGCGCGGTCAGGTCGAGCGGTTCATCGACTTCGACGCCGCGTTGGCGAACCCGGCGCGGATCGTGAACAACCTCGACTGGACCAAGGACCTCAACACGCTCGACTTCCTGCGGGATATCGGCAAGCACTTCCCGGTGAACCGGATGCTCGGCCGCGAGGTGGTGCGGGCCCGGCTGGAGCAGGGGATCAGCTACACGGAGTTCAGCTACGTACTCCTGCAGTCGATGGATTACCTCGAGTTGTTCCGGCGGTACGGGTGCACCTTGCAGACGGGTGGTAGCGACCAGTTCGGCAACATCACCGCCGGCGTGGAGCTCATCCGTCGAGTCGAGGCCGCGAAGGTGCATGCGCTGGCGACGCCTCTGGTGACGAAGGCGGACGGTACGAAGTTCGGCAAGACCGAGACGGGGACCGTGTGGCTCGACGCCGAGCTGACCTCGCCGTACGCGTTCTTCCAGTTCTGGTTCAACGCCGATGACCGTGACGTGATGCAGCTGGTGCGCTACTACACGTTCCGTACGGCGGAGGAGATCGCGGCGCTGGAGGAGGCGACGGCTGAACGGCCCTTTGCCCGGGAGGCGCAGCGTGCGTTGGCCGAAGAGGTGACGACGTTGGTGCATGGCGCTGACGAGACCCGGCGTGTGCAGGAGGCGTCGAAGGCGCTGTTCGGTCAGGGGGAGTTGGCTGCGTTGAACGGCGAGACTCTGGTGGCCGCGCTGCGGGAGGCGCCGCATGTGGAGCTGGGTGCCGGCGAACCGATGCCGACGTACGCCGATCTCCTGGTGAAGACGGGGTTGGTGGCGAGTAAGTCGGCCGCGCGTCGGACCATCTCCGAGGGTGGCGGCTACCTGAACAACGCGAAGGTGGAGGACCCGGAGTTTGTGCCTGGGGCTGACGATCTGCTGCCTGGCGGGACGCTCGTTTTGCGGCGGGGAAAGCGCACGTTCGCTGGTGTGCTGACCGCGGGGAGCTAG
- the argH gene encoding argininosuccinate lyase — MSNTGTGEGQLWGGRFAGGPADALAALSKSTHFDWRLAQYDIAGSKAHAKVLNQAGLLTDDDLVAMLAGLDQLAADVASGAFVAAESDEDVHAALERGLLDRVGAEVGGRLRAGRSRNDQVATLFKAFLRDHGKAISLLVADLAATLADRAEEHLGVIMPGRTHLQHAQPVLLSHHLMAHAWPLVRDLDRLREWDARVAADSPYGSGALAGSSLGLDPVFVATELGFTNSSPNSLDGTSARDFVAEFAYITAQIGVDISRLAEEVIIWATKEFGFVVLDDAYSTGSSIMPQKKNPDIAELARGKSGRLIGNLTGLLATLKAQPLAYNRDLQEDKEPVFDSVDTLEVLLPAVTGMMRTLVFNVERLEELAPQGFSLATDIAEWLVRQRVPFRVAHELAGTCVQECEKRGIELWDLSDSDLAAISPSLTPEVRDVLTVQGSVASRNARGGTAPVRVTEQLTELRLRLSR; from the coding sequence GTGAGCAACACAGGTACGGGCGAAGGGCAGCTGTGGGGCGGGCGTTTTGCCGGCGGGCCGGCGGATGCGCTGGCGGCGCTGAGTAAGTCGACGCACTTCGACTGGCGGCTCGCGCAGTACGACATCGCCGGGTCGAAGGCGCACGCGAAGGTGCTGAACCAGGCCGGCCTGCTGACCGATGACGACCTGGTGGCGATGCTGGCCGGGCTCGACCAGCTCGCGGCCGATGTCGCGTCGGGCGCGTTCGTGGCGGCCGAGAGCGACGAGGACGTGCACGCGGCGCTGGAGCGCGGGCTGCTCGACCGGGTCGGCGCCGAGGTCGGTGGACGGTTGCGGGCCGGGCGTTCGCGGAATGACCAGGTCGCCACTTTGTTCAAGGCGTTCTTGCGTGATCACGGCAAGGCCATCTCTTTGTTGGTGGCGGACCTCGCGGCGACGCTGGCCGACCGGGCCGAGGAGCACCTTGGCGTGATCATGCCCGGGCGGACGCATCTGCAGCACGCGCAGCCGGTTTTGCTGTCGCACCACCTGATGGCGCACGCGTGGCCGCTGGTCCGCGACTTGGATCGCCTGCGCGAGTGGGATGCGCGGGTCGCGGCCGATTCGCCGTACGGCTCGGGTGCGTTGGCTGGTTCGTCGCTTGGGCTGGATCCGGTTTTCGTCGCGACGGAGCTCGGGTTCACGAACAGCTCGCCCAACTCTTTGGACGGTACGTCGGCGCGGGACTTCGTGGCCGAGTTCGCGTACATCACCGCGCAGATCGGCGTGGACATCTCGCGGCTTGCCGAGGAGGTGATTATCTGGGCGACGAAGGAGTTCGGGTTCGTCGTTCTGGACGACGCGTACTCCACCGGGTCGAGCATCATGCCGCAGAAGAAGAACCCGGATATCGCTGAGCTGGCTCGCGGCAAGTCCGGTCGGCTGATCGGCAATCTGACCGGGTTGCTCGCGACGCTGAAGGCTCAGCCGCTGGCGTACAACCGGGATCTGCAGGAGGACAAGGAGCCGGTCTTCGACTCGGTCGACACCCTCGAGGTGTTGCTGCCGGCCGTCACCGGGATGATGCGCACGTTGGTCTTCAACGTCGAACGCCTCGAAGAGTTGGCGCCGCAGGGCTTCTCGCTGGCGACGGATATCGCCGAGTGGCTGGTCCGGCAGCGGGTGCCGTTCCGGGTGGCGCACGAGCTGGCCGGCACGTGCGTCCAGGAGTGCGAGAAGCGCGGTATCGAGCTCTGGGACCTCTCCGACTCCGACCTCGCCGCGATCTCCCCGTCCCTGACCCCCGAGGTCCGCGACGTCCTCACCGTCCAAGGCTCAGTAGCTTCCCGCAACGCCCGCGGCGGCACCGCCCCCGTCCGCGTCACCGAACAACTAACCGAACTCCGCTTGCGTCTCTCTCGCTAG